In Lentilitoribacter sp. Alg239-R112, the following proteins share a genomic window:
- a CDS encoding VOC family protein codes for MAKAKLISQAPVLIVSDFKKSVAYWQDKIGFDARLWGEPADFAILRRDACFLMLSQKPEDRKTEPNWQIVENMWNAYFWVDDAKSLYEELTASGAEIDYHLHEKPYGVLEFGIQDPDGHDIGFGQDLNA; via the coding sequence ATGGCAAAAGCAAAGCTCATATCTCAGGCACCTGTCCTTATTGTTTCGGACTTTAAAAAAAGTGTTGCCTACTGGCAGGATAAAATTGGGTTTGACGCCCGTCTTTGGGGCGAACCCGCGGATTTCGCAATTTTGCGTCGCGATGCCTGTTTTCTCATGCTAAGCCAAAAGCCTGAAGATCGTAAAACAGAACCAAATTGGCAAATCGTGGAAAATATGTGGAACGCCTATTTCTGGGTGGATGATGCAAAATCACTCTATGAAGAACTAACTGCAAGCGGAGCGGAAATAGACTATCACTTGCATGAAAAGCCCTACGGTGTATTAGAGTTCGGGATCCAAGATCCAGATGGTCATGATATTGGCTTTGGCCAAGATTTAAATGCCTAA
- a CDS encoding nucleobase:cation symporter-2 family protein, producing MADNSIGTAEQLKDPNYTPPLAKAVPLGIQHVLAMFASNVTPAIIVAGAAGIGFGSDQGALGFPDMTYMIQMSMLFAGVATLIQTIGMGPVGAKLPIVQGTSFAFLPVMIPAVVGAGTAGLAGLFTGVLIGGLFHFCIGFFIGRIRFALPPLVTGLIVLMIGLALIKVGIQYAAGGVPAMGKLAAAKAAGGDISGMTFGSLSMWIPALVVIIVTLALKFFTKGMTAVAAVLVGIIVGYIVAYMMGQVSFGNVGKAAAFGLPNPFKYGFEINWAIIIGMILMSFISAIETVGDVSGITKGGAGREATDKEIQGATFADGLGTAVAGVFGGLPNTSFSQNVGLISMTGIMSRHVVTIGGIFLIICGLLPIVGASINTIPINVLGGGVIVMFGMVAAAGLNMLSDVVWTRRNMVILATALSVGLGLQLVPDALIHMPKTMQILLTSGLLPAAVIAIVLNLVIPEDAE from the coding sequence ATGGCAGACAATTCAATAGGGACGGCTGAACAGCTTAAAGATCCCAATTATACGCCGCCGCTGGCAAAGGCGGTACCGCTTGGTATTCAACATGTGCTTGCGATGTTTGCAAGTAACGTAACGCCAGCAATAATCGTCGCAGGTGCAGCCGGTATTGGTTTTGGATCAGACCAAGGTGCGCTTGGTTTTCCAGATATGACATATATGATCCAGATGTCTATGTTGTTTGCAGGTGTTGCGACGCTTATTCAAACGATCGGCATGGGGCCTGTCGGCGCTAAGTTACCAATTGTTCAAGGCACGAGTTTTGCATTTCTACCGGTGATGATCCCAGCGGTGGTCGGCGCCGGTACTGCGGGGCTGGCTGGGTTATTTACCGGTGTGTTAATCGGCGGACTATTTCACTTTTGTATAGGTTTCTTTATCGGTCGCATTCGTTTTGCACTGCCGCCACTTGTAACAGGTCTTATTGTTTTGATGATTGGTTTGGCATTGATTAAAGTCGGTATTCAATACGCGGCCGGTGGCGTTCCGGCCATGGGTAAATTGGCCGCTGCAAAAGCCGCTGGTGGAGACATAAGCGGCATGACATTTGGTTCGCTTTCAATGTGGATCCCGGCTCTGGTTGTTATCATTGTCACACTAGCCTTGAAGTTTTTCACGAAAGGTATGACGGCAGTTGCCGCGGTTCTTGTCGGTATTATTGTTGGTTACATTGTCGCCTATATGATGGGTCAGGTGAGTTTCGGTAATGTTGGTAAAGCAGCAGCTTTTGGCCTTCCAAACCCATTTAAGTATGGATTTGAGATTAATTGGGCAATTATCATTGGCATGATTTTAATGTCATTTATTTCCGCAATAGAAACTGTTGGCGATGTTTCTGGTATCACAAAAGGTGGTGCAGGACGCGAGGCGACGGACAAGGAAATCCAAGGGGCAACATTTGCTGATGGTTTGGGGACCGCCGTCGCTGGTGTATTCGGTGGTTTGCCTAATACATCTTTCTCGCAAAATGTCGGTTTGATATCGATGACAGGAATTATGAGCCGTCATGTTGTGACTATCGGTGGAATTTTCCTTATTATCTGTGGTCTTTTGCCAATTGTTGGCGCGTCAATCAATACGATACCAATTAATGTTCTTGGTGGCGGTGTTATTGTTATGTTTGGTATGGTCGCCGCGGCGGGTTTAAACATGCTATCTGATGTTGTTTGGACACGTCGGAATATGGTGATCCTTGCTACGGCTCTATCCGTTGGTTTGGGTCTTCAATTGGTGCCGGACGCATTGATCCATATGCCTAAGACCATGCAAATACTGCTTACATCTGGTTTGTTACCTGCGGCAGTGATTGCAATTGTTCTTAATTTGGTCATTCCAGAAGACGCTGAGTAA
- the purD gene encoding phosphoribosylamine--glycine ligase has protein sequence MNVLLIGSGGREHALAWKIAQSPLLTKLFVSPGNPGMNEHGEAVALDVSDHQSVVAFCKLQDINLVVIGPEGPLVDGITDPLDAAGISVFGSSKAASQLEGSKGFTKDLCKKYAIPTGAYERFNDATSAKAYATKQGAPIVIKADGLAAGKGVTVAMEMDEALAAIDDCFEGAFGQAGAEVVVEEYLDGEEASFFVLCDGKNALPLIDAQDHKRVGEGDTGPNTGGMGAYSPAPIMTDEMIQRTMDEIIQPTIDGMAKDGYPFKGVFFAGLMITQKGPELIEYNVRFGDPECQLLMLRLQSDLLPLLKATADGTLAGKKASWDDRVALTVVMAADGYPASPKKGSVITGLEKINDPDVKIFHAGTAIKEGKLIANGGRVLNITATGNNILEAHEKAYNAVSLIDWPEGFYRRDIGWRAIERLQK, from the coding sequence ATGAATGTACTCCTCATCGGCTCTGGCGGACGCGAACATGCACTTGCTTGGAAGATTGCCCAATCACCTCTTTTGACCAAGTTATTTGTGTCTCCCGGAAATCCGGGCATGAACGAACATGGTGAAGCTGTTGCACTAGATGTTAGCGATCACCAGTCAGTCGTTGCCTTTTGCAAGTTACAAGATATCAACCTTGTTGTAATTGGGCCAGAAGGCCCGTTAGTAGACGGTATTACCGATCCACTGGATGCCGCTGGCATCAGCGTTTTTGGCTCCAGTAAGGCGGCCTCCCAACTTGAAGGTTCAAAAGGTTTTACCAAAGACCTTTGCAAGAAATATGCAATTCCAACGGGTGCATATGAACGCTTTAATGATGCTACCTCTGCCAAAGCCTATGCAACGAAACAAGGCGCTCCGATTGTGATCAAAGCGGATGGCTTGGCTGCGGGCAAAGGTGTGACGGTTGCAATGGAAATGGATGAAGCACTTGCCGCCATCGACGATTGCTTTGAAGGAGCCTTTGGCCAAGCTGGTGCGGAAGTCGTTGTCGAAGAATATCTCGACGGCGAAGAGGCAAGTTTTTTTGTTTTATGTGACGGCAAGAATGCGCTGCCCCTCATTGATGCACAAGATCATAAACGTGTTGGCGAAGGTGACACAGGTCCTAATACTGGCGGAATGGGTGCCTATTCTCCTGCCCCTATTATGACCGATGAGATGATCCAGCGTACAATGGATGAAATTATTCAACCTACCATCGACGGTATGGCAAAAGATGGCTATCCTTTTAAGGGCGTGTTTTTTGCGGGCCTTATGATAACTCAAAAGGGCCCTGAACTTATCGAATATAACGTTCGTTTCGGTGATCCAGAATGCCAACTCCTAATGCTGCGCTTACAGAGCGATCTATTACCACTTCTAAAAGCCACAGCCGATGGCACGCTTGCGGGTAAAAAAGCATCATGGGATGATCGTGTTGCGCTAACGGTCGTTATGGCGGCAGATGGTTATCCAGCGTCTCCCAAAAAGGGTTCTGTAATTACTGGGCTTGAAAAAATAAACGATCCAGACGTTAAGATTTTCCATGCTGGTACAGCCATAAAAGAGGGAAAGCTTATCGCAAATGGCGGACGTGTTTTAAACATCACAGCCACCGGTAATAATATTCTCGAAGCACATGAAAAGGCTTATAACGCAGTGTCCTTGATTGATTGGCCTGAAGGTTTTTATCGTAGAGATATAGGCTGGCGCGCCATTGAACGTTTGCAGAAGTAA
- the ubiA gene encoding 4-hydroxybenzoate octaprenyltransferase — translation MNDEALASGKVADAPSDNWVYKLLPQKAWPYAQLARWDRPIGWQLLLWPCLWSATLAASVLVKSNPDFHLLIQALVFHCLLFTVGAIAMRGAGCTFNDLVDHKLDAKVERTRSRPLPAGRISRKQTRLFIFAQVIVGALVVLQFNWFTIFLSIASLVIVAIYPFAKRFTDWPQFVLGLAFSWGALVGWAAVFEEVSWTSISLYIAAVCWTVGYDTIYAHQDRDDDALIGVRSTARLFGDKTKSWLMVLYGLTLLFLTLSFMSAGVGLVVYFGLLVASILFIWQIRVLDIDDGDQCLALFKSNSKIGLAIFLSLLAGLFLS, via the coding sequence ATGAATGATGAAGCTCTTGCAAGTGGCAAAGTTGCCGATGCCCCATCTGATAACTGGGTCTATAAACTATTACCCCAAAAAGCATGGCCCTATGCGCAGTTAGCGCGATGGGACCGCCCAATAGGGTGGCAACTATTATTGTGGCCTTGCTTATGGTCCGCTACGCTCGCAGCAAGCGTTTTGGTAAAATCTAATCCAGATTTTCATCTACTCATTCAGGCACTTGTCTTCCATTGTTTACTCTTTACCGTTGGCGCGATTGCCATGCGTGGTGCTGGCTGTACATTTAATGATTTGGTTGATCATAAGCTTGATGCGAAGGTTGAACGCACTCGCTCTCGGCCATTACCCGCTGGCCGCATAAGCCGTAAACAGACGAGATTATTTATATTTGCGCAAGTCATAGTTGGTGCGTTGGTTGTTTTACAGTTCAATTGGTTTACAATTTTTCTGTCTATCGCTTCGCTTGTAATTGTAGCGATTTACCCTTTTGCAAAACGCTTTACCGACTGGCCCCAGTTCGTCTTAGGTCTTGCATTTTCATGGGGTGCCCTTGTTGGTTGGGCCGCTGTTTTTGAAGAAGTGAGTTGGACTTCTATTAGTCTTTATATTGCCGCAGTTTGTTGGACTGTTGGCTATGATACGATCTATGCACATCAGGATAGAGATGACGATGCTCTTATTGGAGTGCGTTCCACCGCAAGGTTGTTTGGTGATAAAACTAAATCATGGCTCATGGTATTATATGGGCTAACGCTTTTGTTTCTTACTCTGTCATTTATGTCCGCAGGTGTGGGGCTAGTGGTTTATTTTGGTTTGCTTGTGGCTTCTATTTTATTTATTTGGCAAATTAGAGTGTTGGATATTGATGATGGAGATCAGTGCCTTGCATTGTTTAAATCCAATAGCAAAATTGGACTGGCAATTTTTTTAAGCCTGCTCGCAGGTTTATTTTTATCGTGA
- the glyS gene encoding glycine--tRNA ligase subunit beta, translating into MPDLLLELRSEEIPARMQRKAAGDLKKLVTDALVDAGLTYEAAREYWTPRRLTLDVRGVTAKSADIREERKGPRVDAPEKAIEGFLRGAGLSSVEDAQIQSDPKKGEFYVAVIEKPGRKAEDIIADVMPAIIKNFPWPKSMRWGEASNRAGALKWVRPLQSIICTFGPETEEPEVIEFEISGIKSSNITFGHRFHVPEAIKVRRFDDYVSALEKAKVILDADRRKEIIKSDAQNLAFASGFELVEDEGLLDEVSGLVEWPVVLMGEFEEEFLAIPDEVIRLTIKTNQKCFVLRGKDGALANRFILISNIEAADGGKEIAYGNGKVVRARLSDALYFWQTDQKDLPDLTEIAKSADKFDLDMKKPLDQRMARLDWLNVTFHAKIGSQGARVERIAALAEQLANITGADVIEVKRAAYLAKADLQTEAVFEFTELQGLMGRRYAELQGETPSVAAAIEEHYKPQGPSDAVPTNPVAVTIALADKLDTLVGFWAIDEKPTGSKDPYALRRAVLGVIRIILENHLRVDLRSFIKTTPDLLSFFHDRLKIYLRDKGARHDLIDAVLTDNSGDLVSLTNRLVALADLVESDAGKDLLAGYRRATNILAAEEKKGMVISDAIDEKLFEGDAEANLNSAVIAAQRTSSLALNKEDYAAAMTALGALRAPIDDFFDNVLVNVDDETIRKNRLALLAQIRNSILLVADFSKISG; encoded by the coding sequence ATGCCTGATTTATTACTAGAACTTCGCTCTGAAGAAATTCCTGCTCGTATGCAGCGTAAAGCAGCTGGCGATTTAAAGAAACTCGTGACTGATGCGCTTGTTGATGCTGGCCTGACTTATGAAGCCGCACGTGAATATTGGACGCCTCGTCGTTTGACGCTTGATGTGCGCGGTGTAACGGCAAAGTCTGCGGATATTCGCGAAGAACGCAAAGGCCCACGTGTCGATGCCCCTGAAAAAGCTATCGAAGGATTCCTGCGTGGAGCGGGACTGTCGTCTGTTGAGGATGCGCAGATTCAATCAGATCCTAAGAAAGGCGAATTTTATGTCGCTGTGATTGAAAAGCCAGGACGTAAAGCAGAAGATATTATTGCTGATGTTATGCCTGCAATTATTAAAAATTTTCCTTGGCCGAAATCTATGCGTTGGGGTGAAGCTTCCAACCGTGCTGGCGCGCTAAAATGGGTTCGCCCTTTGCAGAGTATCATATGTACATTTGGTCCAGAAACAGAAGAGCCGGAAGTTATTGAATTTGAAATCAGCGGTATCAAATCAAGCAATATCACCTTCGGTCACCGTTTCCATGTGCCAGAAGCGATCAAAGTCAGACGTTTTGACGATTATGTATCTGCTTTGGAAAAAGCCAAAGTGATTTTGGATGCTGATCGTCGCAAGGAAATCATCAAATCCGATGCGCAAAATCTTGCTTTTGCATCTGGCTTTGAGCTTGTCGAAGATGAGGGTCTGCTAGATGAAGTTTCAGGACTTGTGGAATGGCCCGTTGTCTTGATGGGTGAATTTGAAGAAGAATTTTTGGCAATTCCCGATGAAGTCATCCGCCTGACAATTAAAACAAACCAGAAGTGCTTTGTATTGCGTGGCAAAGATGGTGCGCTTGCAAACCGCTTTATTCTGATATCAAACATCGAAGCGGCAGATGGAGGCAAAGAAATTGCCTATGGCAATGGAAAAGTTGTTCGCGCCAGATTATCAGATGCGCTTTATTTCTGGCAGACGGATCAGAAGGATTTGCCTGATTTAACAGAGATTGCAAAATCTGCTGATAAATTTGATCTTGATATGAAAAAGCCGCTCGATCAGCGCATGGCGCGTTTGGATTGGTTAAACGTGACGTTCCACGCCAAAATTGGTTCTCAAGGTGCACGCGTTGAACGTATTGCAGCACTGGCTGAACAACTTGCAAATATAACTGGAGCGGATGTTATTGAAGTTAAGCGCGCTGCATATTTGGCAAAGGCTGATTTGCAGACTGAGGCTGTATTTGAGTTCACCGAACTTCAAGGCCTTATGGGCCGTCGTTATGCTGAATTACAAGGCGAGACACCATCTGTCGCTGCTGCCATTGAAGAGCACTACAAGCCACAAGGCCCATCAGATGCAGTGCCAACGAACCCTGTCGCTGTTACGATTGCGTTGGCTGATAAACTCGATACGCTTGTCGGATTTTGGGCAATTGATGAAAAGCCAACGGGATCAAAGGACCCTTATGCGCTTCGACGCGCAGTGCTTGGCGTCATCCGTATAATTCTTGAAAATCACCTTCGTGTTGATTTACGTAGTTTTATAAAAACAACACCGGATTTACTCTCGTTTTTCCATGATCGTTTAAAAATTTATCTTCGCGACAAAGGTGCTCGACACGATCTAATTGATGCAGTTCTGACGGATAATTCTGGTGATTTGGTTTCTTTAACCAACAGGCTTGTTGCGCTTGCAGACTTGGTAGAAAGTGATGCAGGTAAAGACTTACTTGCAGGTTATCGCCGCGCGACAAATATACTAGCTGCCGAAGAGAAAAAGGGCATGGTGATTTCCGATGCTATTGATGAAAAACTCTTTGAGGGTGATGCGGAAGCAAACCTTAACAGCGCGGTGATTGCTGCACAAAGAACCTCATCTTTGGCACTCAACAAGGAAGATTATGCGGCGGCAATGACAGCGCTTGGTGCGCTAAGAGCGCCAATTGATGATTTCTTTGACAATGTTTTGGTGAATGTCGATGATGAAACCATTCGCAAAAACCGTCTCGCATTGCTTGCACAGATTAGAAATAGTATTTTGCTTGTTGCGGATTTTTCAAAGATATCAGGCTAG
- a CDS encoding VOC family protein: protein MKLGNFSTSLVVKDIKISIKFYQNIGFDIFHDQSQQGWAIMKNQSCVIGLFQGMFEKNILTFNPGWDADGQAVPDYTDIRDIQKELKSKGIKIAEEVDENTSGPASFVVEDPDGNPIMFDQHV from the coding sequence ATGAAGCTTGGAAATTTTTCAACCAGTCTTGTCGTCAAAGACATAAAGATATCTATTAAGTTTTATCAAAACATTGGTTTTGATATTTTCCACGATCAATCTCAACAGGGCTGGGCAATTATGAAAAACCAATCCTGTGTGATTGGGTTGTTTCAAGGTATGTTTGAGAAAAACATTCTTACGTTTAACCCCGGTTGGGATGCGGATGGGCAAGCGGTGCCTGATTACACCGATATTCGGGATATCCAGAAAGAGTTAAAATCCAAAGGCATCAAAATTGCTGAAGAAGTGGACGAAAACACATCTGGTCCAGCAAGTTTTGTCGTTGAGGATCCGGATGGTAATCCGATTATGTTTGATCAGCACGTATAG
- a CDS encoding methyltransferase has translation MSELPQSTIDAFHKGKFYIEQPKGVGHRSGIDAMLLGATVPLDATGKLADLGAGAGAAGLSVASRSGVETVLVEKTETMSEFARRTLALDQNRDFAQQCSVLNADVELSGLARLSAGLLDNHFDFVIMNPPFNETADRTTPDALKATAHAMSDNMFEKWIKTAAAILKARGQLSLIARPSSLQNILNACEGRFGQLEITNVFPRSDGDAIRVLVTGVKSSRARLTLRPPLIMHEQADGTSSGKGVYTQAADDLINGRKFL, from the coding sequence ATAAGTGAACTCCCCCAATCTACAATTGATGCCTTTCACAAGGGTAAGTTTTATATCGAGCAACCAAAAGGTGTTGGCCATCGATCAGGTATCGATGCGATGTTGCTTGGTGCGACAGTTCCACTTGATGCGACAGGAAAATTAGCAGATCTAGGTGCAGGAGCTGGCGCGGCTGGACTAAGCGTAGCCTCGCGGTCAGGCGTTGAAACAGTTCTGGTTGAAAAAACGGAGACCATGTCTGAATTCGCTCGGCGCACTCTAGCGCTCGATCAAAACAGAGACTTTGCCCAGCAATGTTCGGTCCTAAACGCTGATGTTGAATTATCGGGGTTAGCTCGTTTGAGTGCTGGATTGTTAGATAATCATTTTGACTTTGTGATCATGAACCCACCTTTTAACGAGACTGCAGACCGGACAACACCCGATGCGCTGAAAGCAACCGCCCATGCGATGTCAGACAATATGTTTGAGAAATGGATTAAAACTGCCGCAGCAATTTTAAAAGCAAGAGGGCAATTGTCATTGATTGCGCGACCTTCTTCGTTGCAAAATATTTTGAATGCTTGCGAAGGGCGCTTTGGTCAACTTGAAATCACCAATGTTTTTCCGAGGTCTGATGGTGATGCAATTAGAGTTCTAGTTACAGGTGTGAAATCTAGCAGAGCAAGACTAACGCTCCGTCCGCCGCTAATTATGCATGAGCAGGCCGATGGGACAAGCTCGGGCAAAGGCGTTTATACTCAAGCTGCTGACGATCTCATAAATGGGCGTAAATTTTTGTAA
- a CDS encoding glycine--tRNA ligase subunit alpha: MTTPSKDHMDPKRSFQGLILTLHNYWADYGCVILQPYDMEVGAGTFHPVTTLRALGPKPWNAAYVQPSRRPTDGRYGENPNRLQHFYQYQVILKPNPSNLQELYLGSLEAIGLDPLVHDVRFVEDDWESPTLGAWGLGWECWCDGMEVSQFTYFQQVCGIECTPVAGELTYGIERLAMYVQGVDNVYDLNFNGREGDDKVTYGEVFLQAEQEYSRYNFEYANTAMLLRHFEDAEGECEALLKAGDPGETGNLHKCVMPAYDQCIKASHVFNLLDARGVISVTERQSYILRVRNLSRQCGEAFLQTDAGGALVKA; encoded by the coding sequence ATGACAACACCATCTAAAGACCATATGGACCCGAAACGCTCTTTTCAGGGCCTGATTTTGACGCTTCATAATTATTGGGCAGATTATGGCTGTGTGATCTTGCAACCGTACGATATGGAAGTTGGCGCTGGAACATTCCACCCGGTAACAACGTTGCGTGCACTTGGTCCCAAACCTTGGAATGCCGCATACGTTCAACCATCGCGCCGCCCAACTGATGGGCGCTATGGCGAAAACCCAAACCGTTTGCAGCATTTTTACCAGTATCAGGTGATCTTAAAGCCAAACCCTTCCAACTTGCAGGAATTATATCTTGGCTCGCTTGAGGCTATTGGCCTTGACCCGCTGGTTCATGATGTGCGCTTTGTAGAAGATGATTGGGAAAGTCCGACACTTGGCGCTTGGGGTCTTGGTTGGGAGTGCTGGTGCGATGGTATGGAAGTCTCGCAATTCACGTATTTTCAGCAGGTCTGTGGTATTGAGTGCACGCCCGTTGCTGGCGAGTTGACTTATGGTATCGAGCGCTTAGCGATGTATGTTCAAGGCGTTGATAATGTTTATGATTTGAATTTCAATGGCCGTGAAGGTGATGACAAAGTTACCTATGGCGAGGTGTTCCTTCAAGCTGAACAAGAGTATTCGCGCTATAACTTTGAATATGCCAATACTGCCATGTTGCTAAGGCACTTTGAAGATGCTGAAGGCGAGTGCGAAGCACTTCTTAAGGCTGGCGATCCAGGTGAAACTGGCAATCTGCACAAATGCGTTATGCCAGCTTATGACCAATGCATCAAAGCATCGCACGTGTTTAATCTGCTCGATGCACGAGGCGTGATTTCAGTAACTGAACGTCAGAGTTATATACTGCGTGTACGCAACCTATCCCGCCAGTGTGGTGAAGCTTTCTTGCAGACCGATGCTGGTGGTGCATTGGTTAAAGCTTAA
- a CDS encoding polyprenyl synthetase family protein — translation MGVVISLEEKKNSKASVKPLVDLTKPDMDLVNKLILSKAGSDVEMIPEVAEHLISSGGKRLRPMLTIAAANMLGYKGEGHIRLATSVEFMHTATLLHDDVVDESDMRRGKSTARMIWGNQASVLVGDFLLGQAFKMMVEVGSLDALDVLSSAASVIAEGEVLQLSIAKNMETTEDDYLEVIHAKTAALFSAAAEVGPIIAESPKAERDALKSFGTNLGLAFQMIDDALDYGGSAKDLGKNTGDDFREGKITLPVILAYRRGNDEERAFWKSAIEDDNTDDAALERATGLIAKYSGITDTIARAELYSAKARDALAPLPDTPEKAALLEVVDFCLSRVS, via the coding sequence TTGGGCGTCGTAATTTCACTGGAAGAGAAGAAAAACTCTAAAGCATCAGTTAAACCGCTTGTTGATTTAACAAAACCTGACATGGATTTGGTCAATAAGTTGATTCTATCCAAAGCAGGGTCAGACGTTGAGATGATTCCTGAAGTCGCTGAACATCTGATCTCGTCGGGCGGCAAGCGTTTGCGCCCAATGCTTACAATCGCTGCCGCTAATATGCTTGGATATAAAGGCGAAGGTCATATTCGTTTGGCCACGAGCGTCGAGTTCATGCATACAGCAACCCTTTTGCACGATGATGTGGTAGACGAAAGCGACATGCGACGAGGAAAATCTACCGCTCGCATGATATGGGGCAACCAAGCGAGTGTACTTGTTGGTGACTTTCTGCTCGGTCAGGCGTTTAAAATGATGGTTGAAGTCGGCTCGCTCGACGCGCTGGATGTTCTATCTTCAGCTGCTTCCGTTATTGCCGAGGGAGAAGTGCTACAACTCTCTATAGCAAAGAATATGGAAACGACTGAAGATGATTATCTAGAAGTTATTCACGCAAAGACCGCAGCTTTATTTTCCGCCGCAGCCGAAGTTGGCCCAATCATTGCTGAGAGCCCTAAGGCTGAGCGCGATGCGCTTAAGTCATTTGGTACAAATCTTGGCCTTGCATTTCAAATGATAGATGATGCGCTTGATTATGGCGGTTCAGCAAAAGATCTGGGTAAGAACACTGGTGATGATTTCCGCGAAGGCAAAATTACACTTCCCGTTATTCTCGCCTATCGCAGAGGCAATGATGAAGAACGTGCATTTTGGAAAAGTGCGATTGAAGATGACAACACTGATGATGCTGCACTAGAACGCGCAACTGGGTTGATTGCAAAATATTCCGGTATAACAGACACAATTGCACGCGCTGAACTTTATAGTGCTAAAGCACGGGATGCATTAGCCCCATTGCCCGACACGCCCGAAAAAGCAGCACTTTTAGAAGTTGTTGATTTCTGTCTTAGCCGCGTTAGCTAA
- a CDS encoding S49 family peptidase produces the protein MRRLKKLLPKKFRSENVEIPVVRLHGAIMSGGNQFSRNLNLASVATLLDKAFSDKKAPAVAFSINSPGGSPVQSRMIYSRIRQLAEEKDKKVLMFVEDVAASGGYMIACAGDEIYVDPSSIVGSIGVISGGFGFPELLKKIGVERRVYTAGKNKSTLDPFQPEKKADIERLKKLQLEIHDVFIDMVKTSRGDKLVDTVDLFTGEFWTGIEGKELGLVDDIGDLRSVLKDKFGEKTEMNLISAKRGIFGGRPTPGISGLTSMNGEMIAAGLSQGFATTVEERALWAQYGL, from the coding sequence ATGCGCCGATTGAAAAAACTACTACCAAAAAAGTTTCGCAGCGAAAATGTAGAAATCCCTGTGGTTCGACTACACGGCGCAATTATGTCAGGTGGTAACCAATTCAGCCGGAACCTTAATCTGGCATCTGTTGCCACTCTTCTCGATAAAGCCTTTTCGGATAAAAAAGCACCTGCTGTTGCCTTTAGCATTAATTCGCCTGGTGGTTCGCCTGTTCAGTCGCGTATGATTTACAGCCGTATTCGCCAGTTGGCAGAAGAAAAAGACAAAAAAGTTTTGATGTTTGTTGAAGATGTAGCGGCATCCGGCGGCTACATGATTGCCTGTGCTGGTGACGAGATTTATGTCGACCCATCATCAATTGTCGGTTCCATTGGTGTTATCTCTGGTGGGTTTGGTTTTCCAGAACTTTTGAAAAAAATCGGTGTTGAAAGACGTGTTTATACCGCAGGCAAAAACAAATCGACGCTTGATCCTTTCCAGCCTGAAAAGAAAGCTGACATTGAACGATTAAAAAAATTACAGCTCGAAATTCACGATGTCTTTATCGACATGGTGAAAACCTCTCGTGGCGACAAGTTAGTGGATACAGTTGATCTATTTACGGGTGAGTTTTGGACTGGAATAGAAGGTAAAGAGCTAGGTCTTGTAGATGATATTGGTGATCTACGGTCCGTCTTGAAAGACAAGTTTGGTGAAAAAACGGAAATGAACCTCATCAGCGCGAAACGAGGCATTTTTGGTGGGCGCCCCACACCCGGAATTTCAGGTTTAACGAGTATGAATGGTGAGATGATTGCTGCCGGCTTGTCGCAAGGGTTCGCTACAACTGTGGAAGAGCGTGCACTGTGGGCGCAATACGGCCTGTAG
- a CDS encoding DUF2007 domain-containing protein yields the protein MDELMRTNNAVTLSLAQTLLKDADIMFLLADENMSILEGSIGLLPKRLLVDSDEIMRARRLMSDAGLGNELRDKK from the coding sequence TTGGACGAATTAATGAGAACGAATAATGCCGTTACACTTTCATTGGCGCAAACCCTTCTGAAAGATGCGGATATCATGTTTTTGCTTGCCGACGAGAATATGAGTATTTTGGAGGGATCAATTGGTCTTCTGCCAAAACGTTTATTGGTCGATTCTGATGAAATCATGCGCGCGCGCCGTTTGATGAGCGATGCAGGTCTGGGCAATGAGCTGCGAGATAAAAAATAA